The Sabethes cyaneus chromosome 3, idSabCyanKW18_F2, whole genome shotgun sequence DNA window CCTTTTTATAAATTCGTTGAAAAACATCACTACATAAACGATCGGGACAATAAACCAGGACACAAAGCGTTGTAAAATGTTCTTCTTGGTGTGAACGAACCAACACAGGAACGGTTCGAAAAAAGTCAATTCGAGATCCAGTATCGAGTTTGGATATAAATGATGTGATAGTACATGCGATATTCGCCATTCTCTAAAATATAAACAATCTGTTATAAAATAAACGGTGGCTAAAATTATCCGCATGCCATACCTGTAGCTGAAAAAGGCAATATTGAAAATCAGCATTCTCCAGTTGTCCTTCCGGTGGAAAAAGTTATGAGCGCAGATCATCGTCCAAGCCAACACCCAACCGCAAGCAGCCGCCAACAAATAACTTTCAACATTGATCGCCAAGTATGCGAGCACAAAAGTGCTAGTCATCAGCGCATCCTGAATAATTTCCGAATATCGTGCAGGTCGCTGATCCACATCCTGCAACTTTTCACCAATCCTTCGCTTCAGTGTTCGGTAGAAACCTTGTTCGTGAAACGTGAAGCGAACATTTCGCTTCTCCTTTGCTGTTCGTACTCTATACATTGGTAAAAGCTGAACGGCAAGGTTCCGGATATGTTGCGTTTCGAACGCTTCCGTTATATCCGTACCCTAGAAGAACAGTGGTTAGTAAAACTATTACAAGCCAAAGCCGATCGAAATTAACCTTCGTCAGTCGTAGCCACTCGGCCCCACCAGGATGACGATCAGTAAATTCGGTTAAATCATACAAATCGTCGTTAATCCGCCACAAACCTTCTGCACCGTCATCCTGTCGTTTTCCCTCCAACCACTGATAAACAGTTTTGAGAGAGCTTTTTCGAAAAGAGGGAAATTTTGTGGTTATGCTGGTTCCAATGGCGTATTCTGATGCATTACTGTTTATGGAACTGTCCATAGTAGTTGAAACCGACGGTGTGTTTACCATCTCCGCTTCCGCTGCTGAAACATTAAAAACAAAAGATGATTAATGTTACTGATTAATTGAAACTAGACTACTATCTGCAGCACCTTAACCAGCTTAAAACCTGTTTTCTCATTAGCTATATATTCTCATTTAAAGTGTTTTTCAACAATCTGATAATGGTTCATCAAATTAAATTGTTAAGTAGGTTCCGAGACGGTTATTTTATTTAAATGGACCTTTAGTggtcataaaaataaatttattgttaGCTTCAACTTCACACTTCAAACAACTGACCTGAACCGAACTGATCGAAGCTATACTTAATCAAGGTTTAGTAAGATCTTGTTTTTATGCCCTATTCTGATTGATATGCACTTATGAAAGGCTAAAACTGGTCGGGTTTATGCCAATTCTGCTTGCGTGGTAAGTGGATCATTTGCACCGTTCAAGTAAAGTTGCTGGCTCAAGCGGTATGGGTCCCGAGTCCACACTGAAACACCTCCTGGGTGGAAGAGTATCATTATTCATATCAAAGCTAATAATAAATTATTGATTGTCTACCAAAATCGAAATCAAATCGGTTTAAGTTCAACATGCTCTCGCTGCGTAATATTTCATAAAGTGGTATCATTTTTATTTGATTGTTTATGACAATCTTAATGTACCtacaaaactttttttgaaagcTGCTAATGCGCAGTTAACTGCTTTCTACTGAGGCTGAACATCGAATGCAGCCAGTATATTTCTATCTAGTATATCTAGTATAACTCTAGCTTGATCCACATTTGTTTCTGGATTTTGAATTTATAGTCCGATCTCAgccagaaaaaaaactaaataactgttatttaattatttaaaatgCTTCGGTCATTCTAACTAGCAAGTTTTAAGTTTCCTCAGTCTTCTGAGTCACTTATGTAGCGTTTATCTTGTGGTGGCTCGTAAATTATAATGCACAAAGAAAATAAGAGCTTGCCATTCGTTGCCGTTTTGAGCTTCATAATAATTGAATACCGGGCAACCCTGAACTTTACGAGACAGAGTTATCTTTCCAACTCAAGCATTTCACGTGAAATTTGCTTCcgctgttttttcctttttcgaaATTCAAAGGTCATCTGCAACGATAATAGTTCTACAACGTGCGTATTCAtagaaatttaaaattgttactctgCGTTTCAAACATGCTTTACTTGGCAGGAACTTGGAGGACCatcattttacatttttttccatttgaaagccttgttcttcttctttacagaaccggaccatttgttagttgtttcatggccagtttatgaaatatcaaatgaaatagatctcaaggtttgctcaaaattcaacttttttttaacctgtttgcccttggcgaacgaggggtccactatttcgaggtatcaaaagtgtaattcttattttttaaccattttcaaccaattaagcgcaaaagttccaatatttgaagacctcttgtcagtagtggccccgttttagcgagaattactcattatCGTATACGAATTAAGCCGAatgctaacgggtggcaactaaaattttggaatttttttctcaagctgtcaaaaaaaggcaaagatacatcaagaagatctgatttagcgAAAAAGATACATtcaccattgttgaaaaaaattagtgaacatttgaaaacggtccgtaatcggctgttcggcgaagcttccgtttgatgtccgaacaggagcgttgtacggccgtcatgtcaactttgtgaatgcatctcttgattctaccaatcaactgtctgccattcgtggctctccagtaaattttgtacaccaaggaattcaatatcccgaagaaatcctcgattggacgcactgagacagatttgtcgggtcgtggtttttgggtacaaacgggatcgaatgggtattcaggaacgattgtgtttttatgGCGTTATGCGAGGATGCACTATCCGGCCAaagcacgtattgtccatctacaTGATGTTTTCGAAGAAACGGGatccaaattttcttcaaacattcgtctggtgcacatctatTGATAGCACAACCAGaggacttgttgttgaagaaacgagaaagagaacaatgtccttctgcgtccataattttggctggtctttctctaccttgcttgcaaatagttgtCGGGGATCTTCTGTGATTGatcaaaaacaataaaattgcaTAATAAATCAACTGAATGCATTTTGGGAAAACCGACCATTTTTATTGTACAAGAATGAGTGATTCAGCTGAATATATTATTGTCGAAAATCGCTCAACAGCGCTTATAGATATTTATGTTTCTTTAGTTGAtcaatcactaaaaataacataTTTCATAACAGTCAAAACCATCATCAACTTAAACAATTCCATCATACAAGGTTAATCTAATTGGAAAATACATATTACAAATGTGCATTTCCAGtccaaaacgctaaaaaaaacTATCTTTGTCAAGACTACTttggattggaatgaaattttactGATACTGATATGATACCACACAGGTTTGTTCATCAAgactaacttttcaaaaggccgcgcttagaaatgagattttttttttcaaacactaCTATGTGATCAAAATGACGTGAAAGGAAAAGTTGTGAGAAATTTAGTGTGTTTTCGAATaaagcttgttcgcgacaaaatctggccacctcaattttgcaataaaacaattttagagagtgaaggagaaagagcggaaaaataAGAGAGGGGGGAGGGAGTCCTCTATCAGGTGGCTTgagttatttatagacacaaattgtgcttcttcctcgatctattgtaatcgaaccaccggattgagaagtttaatctaactcatttttacTCACGGGAAGACGCAACTGTACAGCACTTGtgacttacaaggcactgcacgtgacgttgttcgttcGTTAGAGTGTTAGCTGCAGTTCTCAACGCGGATCTTCGGATTAAAGGCGTCGTTCCTATGGGATAGACCAAGCCCgtgttttttgtcttgaccttgaaaggaagtcaggcatataatatataattaatttttttagaaacagtagttcttttacaattgacaaagGCACGGTgtaagaaagtaatgaaatttttagagagtgaagaagaaagagcagaacaataataattattattattgaagctacgtttaacaagtagtcgttgtgactcctaccttccttttgtccaatgctggaaggtgcaaaaCACGTAGTTGGTCTATCCCAAATATTACCtactgcaaaggataagtttTATGTTccagagaacaaaaaaaaacagaaaatgtcgaactttgccaagaaattcttgatttggcaagcaatttgttcatgtggaaagCGGAGTACACCTATCGCGACCCCTGGTATCATAAACATAGACAGGTGTGTTTCAAAGAGTGTCTCTAAAAGAgatttcttcctcttctgaagtctcacaactgtcctatGATCTCCTAGTAGGATTTTATTTCATGCCATTGTCCAAAGGCCGTGCTGGAGTGGCATgaggcaaataatgtcgatttcatGCCGAgagatcttacttacttacttttactttttcggcgacaatccgcttatcgaatccatgccgaattcaggagccgtttcCACATTACTCGGCCTTGACCTGctactctccagtcgcccctaacacccgctgttctagcatcctcgtcaacagcgctcatccaacgggtacggggtctgcctcgaagtcgtcggcctctgtcgggttctctgctaaatattgttttcgctggtctctcatacggcatccttgctacgtggccaggcCATTTTACGATTCATGCGCGTGCGCCActctccttcgtctaatatatcgccaagaattgatcgcaggatcttacgctcgaaaacgccaagagctcgtcggtcgctctctttcaacgtccacgcttcgtggccgtagagtaccaccgggagaattagcgtcttatagagcgcgagttttgtacggagttgtaggctacgggacctcagctggttacgtaattcgtagaaggccctgttggcagccgctatccgcatcacatcattgtcacatgtcactaacgtaccaaggtaaacaaattcgtcgaccactacaaaagtatctccatctataaccaccgcagttccaacacccgaagggccaccacgctctctaccagccaccagaATATATGATAAGCCCGCTTCTTCCACagttctacggttaacaccaatgatatcgatgtcgtccgcgaaccctaggagcatatttCGTGGAGGAGATTtcatgatgatggtaccgcttctctgcacgccggcccttcgaatagcaccttccaatgcaatgttgaacagcaagttcgatattccgtcaccttgcttcaaaccatctaacgtcacaaacgagtccgaagtctcacccgctatcgtgatgcttgattttgaaccatcaagggtagcacatatcagcctaatcacttttgttggaaaaccatgttgaagcataatctgccacagctcgtttcgtttaactgaatcgaacgccgccttgaagtctataaacaaattatgagtctgcaagttgaattctcggaatttatcgaggatctgtcgcaaggtgaacatttggtccgtcgtggggcgtccctctcgaaaaccacgctggtattcgccaacaaagattttgtgcaacggcctcagtctgagaaacaggaagCGGGAGAGAATATTGTATACACAATTGAGAaaagtaatacctcgataattgctgcattcgagttgatggccctttttgtaaattgggcatataagaccttccaaccagtccgtaggtaattcctcctccgTCCAtatctttagtataacctgatggattgcataatacagccgttcgctcccgactttcaaaagttcggcgggaatGCCGtgttcagctctctcgctgctttcctaacctcgtccaaagttggtgaatccacagcttgtccatcatcctcaatcgttatccagtttctgttgaccgttccatctcttgttcaccattcaacaattgtttccaacgcctagccacctccgatctttcggtaatcaggtttccCTGTTTGTCGTTGCTCaaaacaggagttggcacggtccggttcctgcttccgttgatcgtatttaagaagcttctcgtatcgtgtcTCTCGAAGCacttctccgcctccgcaataacacgatcccagtgctgacgtttcttacgacggtgaagtctcttttcggcagctctagcatttCGGTATCTccctctgctctggcgtgtcacagttgcaggcaaaatgtgacttctggctcggttcttctcatcagtcactcgctggcactctgcgtcaaaccactcactggaagtggctgcagctgtagtacccaacacttcccgcgctgtagtagATTATGCATTGTAGTCCAAGGCGACCCATGGTTTGAGCTTGCTCTAATTCATCCATtctcaatccgaatttcgtccCCCAAACCCAGATACCAAATTATCCGGAACCGACGCTGAACTAGCCATTTACCTACAAAACGTCCGCATTGCGCTTCTACCCATCTTATTTAATGAAggtgatgtgatttgatgtgccgcaagatgagttatcccAAAATTCACAAATATCCTCAAAAACTGGGCACCGATTTTTCCAAAGCCGACGGTAAAGTGGTTATTTGGCCCCAAAATATCCCCATTGATACTTCTATTAGTCTTGTTTTTTCAAGCCTGTGCTTTGCTGTTGcgcaagatgaattatctcaaatccAAAATTGACCCCCGGAACCTACGCTGAAGTgaccattagtcaacaaaatattccaTAACTTACCTTGAGTACCAGTTTGGGTCTACCTTTCAAACGAGGCAAGAGAAaatgaaattcggattgaaaatgagaGCAAGCTAAAAACTTGGGTTGTCTTCGACTCCAATGCATAATGTGTggcttttttctaatgcattaggaagatTAAAATAAATCTTAATGCTATGTAGCTACTTAAGGGTCATTTTCAAcaccaatgcataatatgtatgtaactttttttgctacGCCTCTTCTAGATGTTGCCGAAAGCTGAAACTCTCCCACTAGTTTTCcaaagaaaagtcagaaaatttcatgtCTCTACCTCATTCCGTTATGGAGTATCGAGCTTTGTTATGATGGGTCGAAAATGACCCCAATACATTAGGAAGGTTCAACGATTGATCCAGGGAACAGGTGCTATCATTTGAGAAACCAacataaataatataaatatttataagaATATTAGTTCATCGCTACCTAATGACAATTTACATGCACATATATTATACATTTTGCATACTCAATCACTTCATCAATCTCGCTTTTTCCACTCACCTTTTTAGCGGATAATATCCTTTTCAACGATGATAAAAAACCAAACATATAAATTTCCGAGATAATTAATTGTGTAACGAGAGTGTAACGATTAATTATATATTTCAACACACAATTATTATAAAATGTATTTCTAGTTGATCAAAACTTCCAGGATGACAAATCACCTTTTAAACACTCACTCACATCGTAAGGTTACCAGCGGATAAATTACCGGACCGGTGCGTTCACGCGAGCGAAATCAACTGATCGTCATTGGCTCGCTCGTTCAACTTATCCGTTCGCCGGATTAAGGTGAGCGCACTGAATCAACACCGATAAAATCATTGTGGAACGAAAACAAATCAGTCGTTTCGCGGATCATAACAGAGTTCACTTGACAAACGAGCACACGATGGCACGTGCCGGGTGACCGGTTCGCTATACTTACAATGATCACCACAAGTTGATCATTAATTAAATCGAACCGCAACACCCACCTGTTTTGGTAATACTAGAAGCAGTGCACCTCCCTT harbors:
- the LOC128740257 gene encoding cytochrome b5-related protein-like, encoding MTAEAEMVNTPSVSTTMDSSINSNASEYAIGTSITTKFPSFRKSSLKTVYQWLEGKRQDDGAEGLWRINDDLYDLTEFTDRHPGGAEWLRLTKGTDITEAFETQHIRNLAVQLLPMYRVRTAKEKRNVRFTFHEQGFYRTLKRRIGEKLQDVDQRPARYSEIIQDALMTSTFVLAYLAINVESYLLAAACGWVLAWTMICAHNFFHRKDNWRMLIFNIAFFSYREWRISHVLSHHLYPNSILDLELTFFEPFLCWFVHTKKNILQRFVSWFIVPIVYVVMFFNEFIKRVVETCSTSTKSFYKDDAITLVLPIFLYMTSAQSILTVLAFWMIIILMASFAFGYIGLNAAHHHPEIVHSGDSIPSEIDFGVYQLAATVDRFDRKSSQFQVLTGFGDHCLHHLFPTLDQGVLAQLYPTFLETCAEFEVQYREYQWWQMLIGQYRQLARNHTTDYLVRTKKNM